A stretch of the Macaca mulatta isolate MMU2019108-1 chromosome 14, T2T-MMU8v2.0, whole genome shotgun sequence genome encodes the following:
- the SPINDOC gene encoding spindlin interactor and repressor of chromatin-binding protein isoform X3 has protein sequence MALKAEGAALDCFEVTLKCEEGEDEEEAMVVAVIPRPEPMLRVTQQEKTPPPRPSPLEAGSDGCEEPKQQVSWEQEFLVGSSPGGSGRALCMVCGAEIRAPSADTARTHILEQHPHTLDLSPSEKSNILEAWSEGVALLQDVRAEQPSPPNSDSGQDAHPDPDSNPDPARMPAEIVVLLDSEDNPSLPKRSRPRGLRPLELPAVPATEPGNKKPRGQRWKEPLGEEPVRKKRGRPMTKNLDPDPEPPSPDSPTETFAAPAEVRHFTDGSFPAGFVLQLFSHTQLRGPDSKDSPKDREEAEGGLPQAESPSPVSA, from the exons ATGGCCCTAAAGGCCGAGGGCGCCGCACTCGACTGCTTCGAGGTGACGCTCAAATGCGAGGAAggggaggacgaggaggaggccATGGTGGTGGCCGTAATTCCGCGGCCCGAGCCGATGCTCAGAG TGACCCAACAGGAGAAGACCCCACCACCTAGACCCAGCCCACTGGAGGCAGGCAGTGATGGCTGTGAGGAGCCCAAGCAGCAAGTGTCTTGGGAGCAGGAGTTCCTGGTGGGCAgcagcccaggaggcagcggGCGGGCGCTGTGCATGGTGTGTGGCGCTGAGATCCGGGCACCCTCGGCCGACACGGCTCGCACACACATCTTGGAGCAGCACCCTCACACCTTGGACCTGAGCCCTTCTGAGAAGAGCAACATCCTGGAGGCCTGGAGTGAAGGGGTAGCCCTCTTGCAAGACGTGAGAGCTGAGCAGCCGTCCCCACCCAACTCAG ACTCAGGCCAGGATGCCCATCCAGACCCAGACTCCAACCCAGACCCTGCCAGAATGCCAGCCGAAATCGTCGTTCTCCTTGACTCTGAGGATAACCCATCCCTCCCTAAAAGGAGCCGGCCCAGGGGACTCCGTCCACTCGAGCTTCCTG CTGTCCCTGCCACAGAGCCAGGAAATAAGAAGCCCCGTGGTCAGAGATGGAAGGAGCCCCTGGGGGAAGAGccagtcagaaagaaaagaggcagaCCTATGACCAAAAACCTGGACCCTGACCCAG AGCCCCCATCGCCAGACTCACCCACAGAGACTTTCGCAGCACCAGCCGAGGTCCGACACTTCACTGATGGCAGCTTCCCCGCCGGCTTCGTCCTGCAGCTCTTCTCCCACACCCAGCTCAGGGGCCCAGACAGCAAGGACTCACCCAAAGACAGGGAAGAGGCAGAAGGAGGCCTTCCCCAGGCAGAGAGCCCCTCTCCAG TTTCAGCTTGA